One region of Brassica napus cultivar Da-Ae chromosome A10, Da-Ae, whole genome shotgun sequence genomic DNA includes:
- the LOC106450524 gene encoding 60S ribosomal protein L4-1, translating to MAAAAARPLVSVQGLDGDMTTDQSTTVCLPDVMTAPVRPDIVNFVHAQISNNSRQPYAVSKKAGHQTSAESWGTGRAVSRIPRVPGGGTHRAGQAAFGNMCRGGRMFAPTKIWRRWHRRVNVNMKRHAIVSAIAATAVPSLVMARGHKIENVPEMPLVVSDSAEAVEKTSAAIKVLKQIGAYDDAEKAKDSIGIRSGVGKMRNRRYICRKGPLVVYGTEGAKIVKAFRNITGVELCHVERLNLLKLAPGGHLGRFVIWTKSAFEKLESIYGSFEKPSEKKKGYVLPRAKMVNADLARIINSDEVQSVVKPIKKDAKRAVMKKNPLKNLNVMLKLNPYAKTAKRMSLLAEAQRVKSKKEKLEKKRKPVTKEEAQAIKAAGKAWYQTMISDSDYTEFDNFTKWLGASQ from the exons ATGGCAGCCGCCGCCGCACGCCCTCTAGTCTCCGTCCAAGGACTCGACGGTGACATGACCACCGACCAATCCACCACCGTCTGTTTACCAGACGTCATGACAGCTCCCGTGAGGCCAGACATCGTCAACTTCGTCCACGCCCAGATCTCCAACAACAGCCGTCAGCCTTACGCCGTCTCCAAGAAAGCCGGTCACCAGACCTCCGCCGAGTCCTGGGGAACCGGACGTGCCGTCTCCCGTATCCCTCGTGTTCCCGGCGGCGGAACTCACCGCGCAGGTCAAGCGGCCTTCGGAAACATGTGTCGCGGTGGTCGTATGTTCGCTCCGACTAAGATCTGGAGACGCTGGCACCGTCGCGTCAACGTCAACATGAAGAGGCACGCGATCGTCTCCGCCATTGCTGCGACAGCTGTTCCCTCTCTAGTGATGGCTCGTGGTCACAAGATCGAGAACGTCCCCGAGATGCCTCTCGTTGTTAGCGATTCAGCTGAGGCTGTTGAGAAGACCTCCGCCGCGATCAAGGTTTTGAAGCAGATCGGTGCTTACGATGACGCCGAGAAGGCTAAGGATAGTATTGGGATTAGGTCTGGTGTTGGTAAGATGAGGAACCGTCGTTACATTTGTCGGAAAGGTCCTCTTGTTGTGTACGGAACCGAGGGAGCTAAGATTGTGAAAGCGTTTAGGAACATTACTGGTGTTGAGCTTTGTCACGTTGAGAGGCTTAACTTGTTGAAGCTTGCTCCTGGTGGTCACCTTGGGAGGTTTGTGATTTGGACTAAGTCTgcttttgagaagcttgagtctATCTATGGATCTTTCGAGAAGCCGTCTGAGAAGAAGAAGGGTTATGTTTTGCCTCGTGCGAAGATGGTGAACGCTGACCTTGCTAGGATTATTAACTCTGATGAGGTTCAGAGCGTGGTGAAGCCGATTAAGAAGGATGCGAAGAGGGCTGTGATGAAGAAGAATCCGTTGAAGAACCTTAATGTGATGCTTAAGTTGAATCCTTATGCTAAGACTGCAAAGAGGATGTCTCTGTTGGCTGAAGCGCAAAGGGTTAAGTCTAAGAAGGAGAAGCTCGAGAAAAAGAGGAAACCCGTCACTAAG GAGGAGGCACAAGCTATTAAAGCTGCAGGAAAGGCGTGGTACCAGACTATGATCTCTGACAGTGATTACACAGAGTTTGATAACTTCACCAAGTGGCTCGGAGCCAGTCAGTAG
- the LOC125579113 gene encoding mediator of RNA polymerase II transcription subunit 4-like, giving the protein MLQHQIGQSPARLGLTGPGSPSVQNLTPSRHGHPTSSSSSQSHHQQQQIQQPPNLPPSSAAASSSSSAAVSSSALLSLLPPLPRAQALLQQMAVLSSKLFDVSPNRALWLSAFRGSLPSFLTSHSLPPPPPLEIPNPSSTKEILSQFNSLQMQLFEAVTELQEILDLQDAKQKLAREIKSKDSSLLAFANKLKEAERVLDMLVDDYADYRKPKRTKTEDEENDNESSPSVTTTVSSQLKLKDILAYAHKISYTTFAPPEFGAGQAPLRGALPPAPQDEQMRASQLYAFADLDIGLPKTVENIEKKVEALMEPPPPPESMNLSAIQGLLPPNIAVPSGWKPGMPVELPKDWRLPAPPPGWKPGDPVVLPPELVPAPRAQEQQQMRPPQGLHRPPDVIHVREVQLDIMEDDSSEYSSEESSDDEE; this is encoded by the coding sequence ATGCTACAGCATCAGATCGGTCAATCTCCGGCGAGACTAGGGCTAACAGGCCCTGGCTCTCCTTCCGTACAAAACCTAACGCCTTCTCGTCATGGCCATCCaacctcctcttcctcctcccaATCTCACCACCAACAACAACAGATCCAACAACCTCCTAACCTACCACCTTCCTCCGCCGCAGCCTCATCCTCATCCTCGGCGGCTGTTTCCTCGTCCGCTTTGCTATCACTCCTTCCGCCGCTTCCCCGAGCGCAGGCTCTTCTCCAGCAGATGGCGGTTTTATCATCCAAGCTCTTCGACGTCTCTCCTAATCGCGCGCTCTGGCTCTCCGCCTTCCGCGGCTCCCTCCCTTCGTTCCTCACCTCGCACTCGCTCCCGCCGCCTCCGCCGCTCGAAATCCCTAATCCTTCGTCCACCAAGGAGATCCTCTCTCAGTTCAATTCCCTCCAGATGCAGCTCTTCGAAGCCGTCACGGAGCTTCAAGAGATCCTAGATCTCCAGGACGCGAAGCAGAAGCTCGCGCGTGAGATCAAATCCAAAGACTCGTCTCTCCTCGCCTTCGCCAACAAGCTCAAGGAAGCTGAACGTGTTCTCGATATGCTCGTTGACGATTACGCCGATTACCGCAAACCAAAACGAACCAAAACTGAAGACGAAGAGAATGACAATGAGTCTTCTCCCTCTGTTACCACCACAGTCTCTTCTCAGCTCAAGCTTAAGGACATCTTAGCCTACGCTCACAAGATCAGCTACACAACATTCGCTCCTCCTGAGTTCGGCGCAGGGCAAGCGCCTCTCCGTGGCGCATTGCCACCAGCTCCACAAGACGAGCAAATGAGAGCTTCTCAGCTCTACGCCTTCGCTGATCTCGACATTGGTCTACCTAAAACCGTGGAGAACATCGAGAAGAAGGTTGAAGCACTCATGGAGCCACCACCTCCACCAGAAAGCATGAATCTTTCTGCGATTCAGGGCCTGCTTCCACCGAATATCGCAGTTCCTTCGGGATGGAAACCGGGAATGCCGGTGGAACTGCCGAAAGATTGGCGCTTGCCGGCTCCGCCTCCTGGATGGAAGCCAGGAGACCCTGTTGTGTTACCGCCTGAGTTGGTTCCCGCGCCTAGAGCACAGGAGCAGCAACAGATGCGGCCTCCTCAGGGACTTCACAGGCCGCCTGATGTCATACATGTCCGAGAGGTTCAGCTTGACATTATGGAGGATGATAGCAGTGAATACAGCAGCGAGGAGAGTTCAGACGACGAGGAATAA
- the LOC125574844 gene encoding protein REVEILLE 4-like isoform X1, translating to MTSSLSSNPMVAEEERPMETSTDLIETTTTEAPEKKVRKAYTITKSRESWTEGEHDKFLEALQLFDRDWKKIEDFVGSKTVIQIRSHAQKYFLKVQKNGTLAHVPPPRPKRKAAHPYPQKASKNAQMSLHVSMSFPTQINNVPGFTSWDDDTSALLNIAVSEVILPKDELTTLCGGGEDVIESNGSTSGGSPSASGIGSSSRTLSDSKTANQAPSMHGLPDFAEVYNFIGSVFDPDSKGRMKKLKEMDPINFETVLLLMRNLTVNLSNPDFEPASEYSDAAGEGPEQLSS from the exons ATGACTTCGTCGCTTTCAAGCAATCCGATGGTCGCTGAAGAAGAAAGACCGATGGAAACGTCAACAGATCTTATAGAGACAACGACGACGGAAGCTCCGGAGAAGAAGGTGAGGAAAGCCTACACGATCACTAAGTCCAGAGAGAGTTGGACGGAAGGAGAGCACGATAAGTTCCTCGAAGCTCTTCAATT GTTTGATCGTGACTGGAAAAAGATTGAAGATTTTGTTGGTTCAAAGACAGTTATTCAG ATCAGGAGCCATGcgcaaaaatactttttgaaggTCCAGAAAAACGGGACTTTAGCACACGTGCCACCTCCTAGGCCTAAACGCAAAGCTGCTCATCCTTATCCTCAAAAGGCATCGAAGAATG CTCAAATGTCGCTTCATGTTTCAATGTCCTTTCCTACTCAAATAAATAACGTGCCTGGATTCACTTCATGGGATGATGATACCTCTGCATTGCTTAACATAGCCGTAAGCGAGGTTATTCTACCAAAAGATGAACTTACTACTCTTTGTGGAGGAGGAGAAG ATGTTATTGAATCGAATGGGTCAACAAGTGGGGGTAGTCCTTCAGCATCTGGTATAGGAAGCTCAAGCAGAACACTATCTGATTCCAAAACGGCGAATCAAGCTCCCTCAATGCACG GTCTTCCTGATTTTGCTGAAGTTTATAACTTCATTGGGAGTGTCTTCGATCCTGACAGCAAAGGCCGCATGAAAAAACTCAAGGAAATGGATCCTATTAATTTCGAAACT GTTCTGCTATTGATGAGAAACCTCACAGTGAACTTGTCAAACCCTGACTTCGAACCTGCT TCTGAATACTCTGATGCTGCAGGGGAAGGTCCTGAACAATTAAGCTCTTAG
- the LOC125574844 gene encoding protein REVEILLE 4-like isoform X2 has translation MTSSLSSNPMVAEEERPMETSTDLIETTTTEAPEKKVRKAYTITKSRESWTEGEHDKFLEALQLFDRDWKKIEDFVGSKTVIQIRSHAQKYFLKVQKNGTLAHVPPPRPKRKAAHPYPQKASKNAQMSLHVSMSFPTQINNVPGFTSWDDDTSALLNIAVSEVILPKDELTTLCGGGEDVIESNGSTSGGSPSASGIGSSSRTLSDSKTANQAPSMHGLPDFAEVYNFIGSVFDPDSKGRMKKLKEMDPINFETVLLLMRNLTVNLSNPDFEPAGKVLNN, from the exons ATGACTTCGTCGCTTTCAAGCAATCCGATGGTCGCTGAAGAAGAAAGACCGATGGAAACGTCAACAGATCTTATAGAGACAACGACGACGGAAGCTCCGGAGAAGAAGGTGAGGAAAGCCTACACGATCACTAAGTCCAGAGAGAGTTGGACGGAAGGAGAGCACGATAAGTTCCTCGAAGCTCTTCAATT GTTTGATCGTGACTGGAAAAAGATTGAAGATTTTGTTGGTTCAAAGACAGTTATTCAG ATCAGGAGCCATGcgcaaaaatactttttgaaggTCCAGAAAAACGGGACTTTAGCACACGTGCCACCTCCTAGGCCTAAACGCAAAGCTGCTCATCCTTATCCTCAAAAGGCATCGAAGAATG CTCAAATGTCGCTTCATGTTTCAATGTCCTTTCCTACTCAAATAAATAACGTGCCTGGATTCACTTCATGGGATGATGATACCTCTGCATTGCTTAACATAGCCGTAAGCGAGGTTATTCTACCAAAAGATGAACTTACTACTCTTTGTGGAGGAGGAGAAG ATGTTATTGAATCGAATGGGTCAACAAGTGGGGGTAGTCCTTCAGCATCTGGTATAGGAAGCTCAAGCAGAACACTATCTGATTCCAAAACGGCGAATCAAGCTCCCTCAATGCACG GTCTTCCTGATTTTGCTGAAGTTTATAACTTCATTGGGAGTGTCTTCGATCCTGACAGCAAAGGCCGCATGAAAAAACTCAAGGAAATGGATCCTATTAATTTCGAAACT GTTCTGCTATTGATGAGAAACCTCACAGTGAACTTGTCAAACCCTGACTTCGAACCTGCT GGGAAGGTCCTGAACAATTAA
- the LOC125579111 gene encoding pentatricopeptide repeat-containing protein At5g02830, chloroplastic-like: MRDLVIVFPSSSLITNPHHHHHNHRRRYATAPEHNRKTKYTSSLTKQLPSLSSANHLSNHFPDAVRWTPDGSVEYYADFASKLAEDGRIQDVALIAETLAAESGANAARFASMVDSDLLSKGIALNLRQGKVESVVYTLKRIEKVGIAPLDLVNDDSSVKLMRKQFRAMANSVQVEKAIDLMEILAGFRFKIKDLVDPFDVIKICVDISNPQLALRYACLLPHTEILLCRIILGFGKKGDMASVMTAYEACKQILDAPNMYIYRTMIDVCGLCGDYVKSRYIYEDLLKEDIKPNIYVMNSLMNVNSHDLGYTLKVYKNMQKLNVTADMTSYNILLKTCCLAGRVDLAQDIYKEAKRMESSGLLKLDAFTYCTIIKVFADAKMWKMALKVKEDMQSVGVTPNTHTWSSLISACANAGLVEQANHLFEEMLASGCEPNSQCFNILLHACVEACQYDRAFRLFQSWKGSSAKEALYADDIISKGGVFNPNKLNHHGPGSLVKSNSSPYIQASNRFFFKPTTATYNILLKACGTDYYRGKELMDEMKSLGLAPNQITWSTLIDICGGSGDVEGAVRILRTMHSDGTRPDVVAYTTAIKICAENKSLKLAFSLFEEMRRFQIKPNWVTYNTLLKARSKYGSLLEVRQCLAIYQDMRKAGYKPNDHFLKELIEEWCEGVIQENSQSQNKASDLEGTDFGRPVSLLIEKVASHLQERTSGHLAIDLQELTKVEARLVVLAVLRMIKEDYTRGDVVKDDLVIILGTGEANTDSGKQEVAVKDALVKLLKDELSLVVLPAGQRRVLDITQDARFVDDADQNTEHTSENTKSIVGMSTTRRPAILERLMVTKASLHKWLQRKK; encoded by the exons ATGAGAGACCTTGTCATCGTCTTCCCCTCCTCCTCCCTCATAACCAAtcctcaccaccaccaccacaatcACCGCCGCCGCTACGCCACCGCACCGGAGCACAACCGTAAAACTAAATACACTTCTTCTCTCACCAAGCAACTGCCTTCACTTTCATCGGCGAATCATCTCTCAAATCACTTCCCCGACGCCGTGAGATGGACTCCAGACGGTTCCGTGGAGTATTACGCCGATTTCGCCTCGAAGCTCGCCGAGGACGGCAGAATCCAAGACGTAGCGCTCATCGCCGAGACCTTAGCTGCGGAGTCCGGAGCCAATGCGGCGCGATTCGCTTCGATGGTTGATTCTGATCTCTTATCGAAAGGGATTGCATTGAATCTTAGGCAAGGGAAGGTTGAGAGCGTGGTTTACACTCTGAAGAGAATTGAGAAGGTAGGGATTGCTCCGTTGGACCTCGTCAATGATGACTCGTCTGTGAAGCTGATGAGGAAGCAGTTTCGCGCAATGGCTAACTCTGTGCAAGTTGAGAAAGCTATTGACTTGATGGAGATACTTGCCG GTTTCAGATTCAAAATCAAAGACCTGGTGGATCCGTTTGATGTCATCAAGATTTGTGTTGACATTTCCAATCCCCAGTTAGCTCTTAG ATACGCATGTCTTTTGCCGCATACAGAGATACTGCTTTGTAGAATTATTCTtggttttgggaagaaaggagaTATGGCCTCTGTAATGACAGCATATGAAGCCTGCAAACAGATTTTGGATGCTCCTAACATGTATATATACCGCACTATGATAGATGTTTGTGGCCTTTGTGGTGATTATGTCAAATCAAGGTACATATATGAG GATCTACTGAAAGAAGACATTAAgccaaatatttatgttatgaacaGCCTAATGAATGTTAATTCCCATGATCTTGGGTACACACTAAAAGTATACAAGAATATGCAG AAACTTAATGTTACAGCTGACATGACATCCTACAACATACTACTGAAAACATGTTGCCTGGCTGGACGGGTTGATCTCGCCCAGGACATATACAAAGAAGCAAAACGAATGGAATCCTCTGGACTGTTGAAGTTGGACGCCTTTACATATTGTACTATTATAAAG GTTTTTGCAGATGCAAAGATGTGGAAAATGGCTCTAAAAGTCAAAGAGGATATGCAATCTGTTGGTGTAACCCCAAATACTCATACATGGTCGTCGTTAATCAGCGCATGTGCCAACGCAGGCTTAGTGGAGCAGGCAAATCACCTATTTGAAGAAATGCTTGCATCTGGTTGCGAGCCCAATTCTCAGTGTTTCAACATCCTACTGCATGCTTGCGTTGAAGCTTGCCAGTATGATCGAGCCTTTCGACTTTTTCAATCTTGGAAGGGAAGCTCCGCAAAGGAAGCCTTGTATGCAGATGATATAATTAGTAAAGGTGGCGTTTTCAACCCAAATAAATTGAACCATCATGGTCCAGGGTCTTTGGTGAAAAGCAATTCTTCACCTTATATCCAAGCTTcaaatagattcttcttcaaACCAACAACAGCAACGTATAATATACTCTTGAAAGCTTGTGGTACCGATTACTATAGAGGAAAAGAATTGATGGACGAAATGAAGAGCCTAGGTCTTGCGCCTAATCAAATAACGTGGTCGACTTTGATTGATATATGTGGAGGTTCAGGCGATGTAGAAGGTGCCGTACGG ATTCTGAGAACTATGCATTCAGATGGAACCAGACCTGATGTTGTTGCCTACACAACAGCTATCAAG ATATGCGcggaaaataaaagtttaaagttGGCATTTTCTTTGTTCGAGGAGATGAGGAGATTTCAGATAAAGCCAAACTGG GTGACCTATAATACGCTTCTCAAAGCACGAAGCAAATATGGTTCTTTACTTGAAGTGAGGCAATGCTTAGCCATATATCAGGACATGCGAAAAGCAGG GTACAAACCTAACGATCACTTTCTCAAGGAACTTATTGAGGAGTGGTGCGAAGGAGTCATTCAGGAAAACAGCCAAAGCCAAAACAAAGCAAGCGACCTGGAAGGTACTGACTTTGGGAGACCTGTTAGTCTACTCATTGAAAAAGTAGCTTCGCACTTGCAAGAGAGAACATCCGGACACCTTGCAATTGACCTTCAAGAACTTACCAAG GTTGAGGCTCGACTTGTTGTTCTAGCAGTTTTGCGAATGATCAAGGAAGACTATACACGAG GTGATGTTGTGAAAGATGATTTGGTGATCATCCTAGGAACCGGTGAAGCAAATACCGATTCAGGGAAGCAAGAGGTTGCTGTAAAAGATGCGCTAGTAAAGCTCCTGAAAGATGAATTGTCTCTGGTGGTTCTTCCTGCTGGACAAAGACGTGTGCTAGATATAACACAGGATGCAAGATTTGTGGATGATGCAGACCAAAATACAGAACATACTTCAGAGAACACCAAGTCGATTGTCGGTATGTCCACTACGAGGAGGCCTGCAATTCTGGAGAGGTTGATGGTGACAAAGGCGTCTTTGCATAAGTGGCTGCAGCGCAAAAAGTAG
- the LOC106372606 gene encoding DNA topoisomerase 6 subunit A-like: MADKKKRKRTKEDKDEDLPFKSILESDEAILKLLKSYISSSLTAAAAGSSGASSSSSSKPLTLADLSLSSSCREVADLSLSSVQTEIETVIVQIARSILAGDGFSFSVPSRAASNQLYVPELDRIVLKDKSTLRPFASVSSVRKTTITTRILALIHQLCLRNIHVTKRDLFYTDVKLFQDQTQSDAVLDDVSCMLGCTRSSLNVIAAEKGVVVGRLIFSDNGDMIDCTKMGMGGKAIPPNIDRVGDMQSDAMFILLVEKDAAYIRLAEDRFYNRFPCIIVTAKGQPDVATRLFLRKMKMELKLPVLALVDSDPYGLKILSVYGCGSKNMSYDSANLTTPDIKWLGIRPSDLDKYKIPEQCRLPMTEQDIKTGKDMLEEDFVKKNPGWVEELNLMVKTKQKAEIQALSSFGFQYLSEVYLPLKLQQQDWL, translated from the exons ATGGCGGATAAGAAGAAGCGAAAGCGAACTAAAGAGGACAAAGATGAGGATCTTCCTTTCAAAAGCATCCTTGAATCAGACGAAGCTATCCTGAAACTTCTCAAATCCTACATCTCCTCTTCTCTAACCGCCGCCGCCGCAGGAAGTAGCGGCGCCTCCTCCTCGTCTTCATCGAAACCGCTAACTCTAGCtgacctctctctctcatcctcCTGCCGTGAAGTTGCGGATCTCTCCCTCTCCTCCGTCCAGACGGAAATAGAGACGGTCATCGTTCAGATCGCCCGTTCCATCCTCGCCGGAGATGGATTCTCCTTCAGCGTTCCCTCGCGCGCCGCATCTAATCAGCTCTATGTCCCTGAGCTAGACCGCATAGTGCTTAAAGACAAATCTACCCTCCGTCCCTTTGCGTCAGTTTCTTCCGTCAGGAAGACAACCATCACCACGCGGATACTCGCCCTTATCCACCAACTCTGCCTTAGGAACATTCACGTCACTAAGCGTGATCTCTTCTACACAGACGTTAAGCTTTTCCAG GACCAGACACAGAGTGATGCTGTGTTGGACGATGTGTCGTGTATGCTCGGCTGCACAAGGTCAAGCCTCAATGTAATTGCAGCGGAGAAAGGTGTGGTGGTGGGAAGGCTCATATTCAGTGACAACGGAGACATGATAGACTGCACCAAGATGGGGATGGGTGGGAAAGCCATTCCACCGAACATCGATCGAGTTGGAGACATGCAGAGTGATGCTATGTTCATACTCTTAGTTGAGAAAGATGCAGCTTACATAAGGCTAGCTGAAGACAGATTCTACAACCGGTTCCCCTGCATCATCGTCACTGCAAAAGGCCAGCCCGATGTAGCCACGAGGCTGTTCTTGAGGAAGATGAAAATGGAGCTTAAGCTTCCGGTGCTTGCCTTGGTGGATAGTGATCCTTACGGGTTGAAGATCTTGTCGGTTTATGGATGCGGGTCGAAGAACATGTCTTACGATAGCGCAAACTTGACTACACCTGATATTAAGTGGCTTGGGATCAGGCCAAGTGATTTGGATAAGTACAAGATTCCTGAGCAGTGTAGGTTGCCGATGACTGAGCAGGATATTAAGACCGGGAAGGATATGCTGGAGGAGGATTTCGTGAAGAAGAATCCTGGGTGGGTCGAAGAACTTAACCTGATGGTGAAGACAAAGCAGAAGGCTGAGATTCAGGCGTTGAGTTCTTTTGGTTTCCAGTATTTATCAGAAGTTTACTTGCCCCTGAAACTGCAGCAGCAGGATTGGCTCTGA
- the LOC125579112 gene encoding two-component response regulator-like APRR7 — protein sequence MNVNEEGEGSRYPVTDQKPVETKERLSGEDKANGVVMDVRNGSAGGAGGGLQIPISQQTPATVCWERFLHVRTIRVLLVENDDCTRYIVTALLRNCSYEVVEVANGVQAWKVLEDLNNHIDIVLTEVVMPYLSGIGLLCKILNHKSRRNIPVIMMSSHDSMGLVFKCLSKGAVDFLVKPIRKNELKILWQHVWRRCQSSSGSGSESGTHQTQKSVKSKTIMKSDNDSGRSGENENESNGLNASDGSSDGSGAQSSWTKKAVEVDDDSPRAVSPWDRVDSTCAQVVHSNPEVPGNHLIAAPAEKETQEQDEKFEDITMGRDLEISIHGNCDLTLEPKDEPLTKSTCVGKGPLDLNSESRSSKQMHEDGGSGFKATSGHQLQDNREPEAPTTTHCKTVDTNEAAIKNPEEPMHVEHSSKRHRGAKDDETIVRDDRNVLRRSEGSAFSRYNPALNNNKLSGGNLGSNPRHDNNCQELIKRTEAACDCHSNMNESLPSNHHSRVGSNNVEMSSTTVNNAFTKPGAPKVSPAGSSSAKRSLFQPLPCDHHHSSHNLVHVPERKLPPQYGSSNVYNETIEGNNNNNNTVNYSVNGSGSGSGHGSNDPYGSSNGMNAGGVNMGSENGAGKSGSGDGSGSGSGNVADENKISQREAALTKFRQKRKERCFRKKVRYQSRKKLAEQRPRVRGQFVRKTAAATDDNDVKTPRDS from the exons ATGAATGTTAATGAGGAGGGTGAGGGTTCGCGTTACCCAGTCACTGATCAGAAGCCCGTTGAGACGAAAGAGAGGCTTAGTGGAGAAGATAAAGCTAATGGAGTTGTTATGGATGTGAGAAACGGGAGTGCAGGAGGGGCTGGGGGTGGACTGCAAATTCCAATTTCGCAGCAAACACCGGCCACTGTTTGCTGGGAAAGGTTTCTTCATGTGAGAACCATAAGAGTGTTGCTGGTGGAGAATGATGACTGTACTCGTTATATAGTTACTGCGCTTCTTCGTAATTGTAGCTATGAAG TTGTTGAGGTAGCTAATGGTGTACAAGCTTGGAAGGTGTTGGAAGATCTAAACAATCATATTGATATTGTGTTGACGGAGGTAGTCATGCCTTACTTATCTGGTATCGGCCTCTTATGCAAGATTTTGAATCACAAATCCCGTCGGAACATCCCTGTCATTA TGATGTCATCTCATGACTCAATGGGGCTGGTCTTCAAGTGCTTATCAAAAGGAGCTGTTGACTTTCTCGTTAAGCCCATAAGAAAAAACGAGCTTAAAATCCTTTGGCAACATGTTTGGAGAAGATGTCAGAGT TCTAGCGGCAGTGGAAGTGAAAGCGGAACTCACCAAACTCAAAAGTCTGTGAAATCAAAGACTATTATGAAATCTGACAACGATTCAGGACGCAGTGGTGAGAATGAGAATGAGAGCAATGGCCTGAATGCTAGTGATGGAAGTAGTGATGGCAGTGGTGCTCAG AGCTCTTGGACGAAAAAAGCTGTGGAGGTTGATGATGACAGTCCACGAGCGGTATCTCCATGGGATCGAGTTGATAGCACTTGCGCACAAGTGGTACATTCCAACCCCGAGGTTCCCGGTAATCACTTGATCGCAGCACCTGCTGAGAAGGAGACTCAAGAACAGGATGAAAAATTTG AAGATATCACAATGGGTAGAGACTTGGAGATTAGTATACATGGAAATTGTGATCTGACACTGGAGCCAAAAGATGAACCCTTAACCAAAAGCACTTGCGTTGGAAAGGGACCTTTGGACCTCAATAGTGAAAGCCGTTCAAGTAAACAAATGCATGAAGACGGAGGCTCGGGTTTCAAAGCTACGTCTGGTCATCAACTTCAAGATAACAGAGAACCCGAGGCACCTACTACCACACACTGCAAAACTGTAGACACCAATGAAGCTGCCATCAAAAACCCCGAAGAGCCAATGCACGTTGAACATAGTTCAAAGAGGCATAGAGGAGCTAAAGATGATGAGACAATAGTTAGAGATGACCGCAATGTGCTGAGGCGTTCAGAGGGTTCAGCTTTCTCAAG GTATAATCCAGCCTTAAACAACAATAAGCTTTCTGGCGGGAACTTGGGAAGCAATCCTCGGCATGATAATAATTGCCAAGAACTTATAAAAAGGACTGAAGCGGCATGTGATTGTCACTCAAACATGAACGAGAGTCTCCCTAGCAATCATCACTCCCGCGTCGGTAGCAATAACGTGGAAATGAGTTCCACAACTGTGAACAACGCTTTCACAAAGCCTGGAGCTCCAAAAGTAAGCCCGGCAGGATCTTCATCAGCAAAGCGTTCATTGTTTCAGCCTCTACCGTGTGATCATCATCACTCCTCGCATAATCTTGTTCACGTCCCTGAGCGGAAGTTACCACCACAATATGGATCGTCTAATGTGTACAATGAGACGATTGAaggtaacaacaacaacaacaacacagtCAATTACAGTGTGAATGGAAGTGGATCAGGTAGTGGTCATGGAAGCAATGACCCATATGGAAGCAGTAATGGCATGAATGCTGGAGGAGTGAACATGGGAAGTGAAAATGGTGCTGGCAAAAGCGGAAGTGGTGATGGTAGCGGAAGTGGAAGTGGGAATGTAGCAGATGAGAATAAGATCTCTCAAAGGGAAGCTGCTTTGACAAAGTTCCGTCAGAAGAGAAAGGAGAGGTGCTTCAGAAAGAAG GTGCGATACCAAAGCAGGAAAAAACTAGCGGAACAACGACCTCGTGTCCGTGGCCAGTTCGTCCGAAAAACAGCTGCTGCAACGGATGATAACGACGTAAAAACGCCGAGGGATAGCTAA